The Pelobates fuscus isolate aPelFus1 chromosome 2, aPelFus1.pri, whole genome shotgun sequence genome has a segment encoding these proteins:
- the LOC134586204 gene encoding HUWE1-associated protein modifying stress responses-like: protein MNNKRKNRKSEIWKQRPRPYFTKWEERCLRKAQQKEEKPEWKAEQSKQKLWPHLKRLATAVGKLYEQGLCRQQGLCLWIPFQDAANSLTSLYKESMDAHQQCFGLGSEIGHQRLNKELLAWVNQCQPTIMKEDLIRVLLEKVPSPRSSHDPPHMADESSVAASLHSLLNGRMASMSTHSTIPASSSRLRKRTLAQCCDLFTDSPPCKRKRLI, encoded by the coding sequence ATGAACAATAAAAGGAAGAATAGGAAAAGTGAGATATGGAAGCAAAGACCCAGGCCGTATTTCACTAAATGGGAGGAGCGTTGTTTGAGGAAGGCACAACAAAAAGAGGAGAAACCAGAATGGAAGGCCGAGCAGAGTAAGCAAAAACTCTGGCCCCACCTAAAGAGGTTAGCCACAGCAGTGGGGAAACTTTATGAGCAGGGACTTTGTAGACAACAAGGGCTGTGTCTGTGGATCCCATTCCAGGATGCTGCTAATTCTCTCACCAGTCTTTACAAAGAAAGTATGGATGCTCATCAACAATGCTTTGGCTTAGGATCTGAAATAGGACATCAAAGGCTCAATAAAGAACTGTTAGCCTGGGTAAATCAATGTCAACCTACTATTATGAAAGAAGATTTAATAAGAGTTCTACTTGAAAAAGTACCATCTCCAAGGAGCTCACATGATCCACCACATATGGCTGATGAATCATCCGTAGCAGCATCTCTCCACAGTTTATTAAATGGCAGAATGGCAAGCATGAGTACTCACTCTACCATCCCAGCATCTAGCAGCAGGTTGCGAAAGCGCACCTTGGCACAGTGCTGCGATCTATTTACAGATTCACCACCCTGTAAACGAAAGAGACTGATTTGA
- the LOC134586203 gene encoding HUWE1-associated protein modifying stress responses-like translates to MNNKRKNRKSEIWKQRPRPYFTKWEERCLRKAQQKEEKPEWKAEQSKQKLWPHLKRLATAVGKLYEQGLCRQQGLCLWIPFQDAANSLTSLYKESMDAHQQCFGLGSEIGHQRLNKELLAWVNQCQPTIMKEDLIRVLLEKVPSPRSSHDPPHMADESSVAASLHGLLNGRMASMSTHATIPASSSRLRKRTLAQCCDLFTDSPPCKQKRLI, encoded by the coding sequence ATGAACAATAAAAGGAAGAATAGGAAAAGTGAGATATGGAAGCAAAGACCCAGGCCGTATTTCACTAAATGGGAGGAGCGTTGTTTGAGGAAGGCACAACAAAAAGAGGAGAAACCAGAATGGAAGGCCGAGCAGAGTAAGCAAAAACTCTGGCCCCACCTAAAGAGGTTAGCCACAGCAGTGGGGAAACTTTATGAGCAGGGACTTTGTAGACAACAAGGGCTGTGTCTGTGGATCCCATTCCAGGATGCTGCTAATTCTCTCACCAGTCTTTACAAAGAAAGTATGGATGCTCATCAACAATGCTTTGGCTTAGGATCTGAAATAGGACATCAAAGGCTCAATAAAGAACTGTTAGCCTGGGTAAATCAATGTCAACCTACTATTATGAAAGAAGATTTAATAAGAGTTCTACTTGAAAAAGTACCATCTCCAAGGAGCTCACATGATCCACCACATATGGCTGATGAATCATCCGTAGCAGCATCTCTCCACGGTTTATTAAATGGCAGAATGGCAAGCATGAGTACTCACGCAACCATCCCAGCATCTAGCAGCAGGTTGCGAAAGCGCACCTTGGCACAGTGCTGCGATCTATTTACAGATTCACCACCCTGTAAACAAAAGAGACTGATTTGA